The DNA region CGCTGAGCAAAGGAAGGAACTTAAAAGGAGAGGTCAAAAGAGAAGGAGGCCTAGGTAAAATGTCTCTACTTTCCTTTCTGAGGAGGATATGACTCCTGAAGACAAAGATAAGGAAAAAAGATCCCGCCCTCCCGATTCTTTGCACCCCCGAGAGGCCAGGTTATTTGGCACAGCCCACACTTttttcttccccacccccctttctcCGCCCCCATTTTCTCTCGCAGGCTCCACGCCAAGAGATGACAGCCAGGGAGGTTGCAGGGCGGCCTCGGGTGGGGTTGCTTCTCGCGTGCCCCTAGTGGTGGGAGGGTTAGGTGCCAGGCTCCACCCTACGTGATCTTCCCAAGTTTCTCAAGGCCACTGGCGCGGGGGTCACTGCCCCCAAGGAGGGACCTaaagggggtggaggagaggcCGGAGGAGCGAATGCGACAAGCTGGGAAAATGCCCTCCCAGCTTTGGTTCTAGAATCCCTAGTCTCCTGGCAATGGTGCTGCTGAACCTCCGCAGACGCCAAGGTTTTTATAGCAACGGGTAGCGGCGCCAATCCGGGTTCCCCTCTTTCCAACCTTCCTCCCCAGCTCCCAAATCCCCCGGCCCCCGGCCCATAAAAGGGCTCCTTAGacctccccgcctcccctcctGCCGAGTAGCCCAAGATTTCGACCCATTTGCCAGGTCGGGGGCGGCAAGTGGGCTGCCTTGTCTTGGGAAGGGTcttgggtggggagaagggaagagaggccCCTGCTGGGCGAAGTGAGGGGGGCGGGAGGCGGGTGTTGTGGGAGTcccacctcctcccttccccaggaAGATTTAAGGCAacgatttcttttcttttctttttttttctttttttcagagagAGAACTGACACAGTTCTCCAAGGCCGCGGGGAATGGTGGTGTGTTGGGTCTGGGAGAAGTGGGCTGGTTTCGCAGCCTAACCTGAGCTTCCACTGTCCCCAGGGGGATGGCATCCACTGCTACcaggaatgtggagaaaaggggcagCGGGCAATCCCAAGCTACAGCCTCTGCAGCCTCCTTGGGTGAAGGTCCGGTGAGCATTGGAGAGGAGttcttggggtgggggtgaagtGGAGAGCTCCTAGGCTTAGGGCACTGAGACCACCAGCCTGGAAACTCTAGCCTCAGCCCTGAGCCCAGAGCCCCCAGCACTAGGCCCCTGAGGTCCCCAAAGGCTGCCCTCCACTTCCAGGACCTTCCAGGCCAAATTGCAAGACCCAGCCGTCCAATACCAGACTCCTTAGACCCAGAGCCTGCAGCCTGGGAGCCTCCAGACCCAGGACTCCCGTGTAGGAACTCCCAGGCTGAGCCCCTCTGTCTTTCCCTTTTCCAGAAGGTTTCCCATTCTGAGGAATTCCTGACACAGATCAGCACAGAACTCACTGACGAGGCCTTGTTTGTCGCTGCCTACCACATGAATCCTGTGCCCATCAAGGAAAAACAGACACAAGACCAAGGGACTCAGATATCCCAACACGGTGAACCCCACGCCAGGACCCTTGTGTCCAGAGACCCTCCGATACCCCTAGTTCCAGTCCCTGCTGCCAGTCATGCCAGCCTTCTCATTCTTCCTGGGGCATGGCAGGCACACTCCTGCCTTTGGACAGATGATGTGTGAGGGGCCCCTGGGAATTCCAGGTGGAAATGCTCTGTAGACAGTTGGAAATATGGCTTCAGAACTCAGTGACAAGGTCTGGGCTGGTGATAGAGATCTGATCTAGGAGGAAGCTGGCAGTTGAAGGGTGTGCAGTTGccctggtggggggtggggtggggggatggagcGTTGTGCAGAGTGAGAAAGATAAGGGGCGCTGAGGATGGAGCCTTGGAGAACCTCTCCAAGTAAGGGGTtggcagaggaggagagaggggttcATGAAGAAGGTAGAGAAGGAACTGACagcaatgtttattttattttttttaaatgacttttaaaattttatttatttatctatttatttatttttggctgtgttgggtgttcgttgctgcacgcgggctttctctagttgcggcgagcgggggctactcttcgttgtggtgtgtggacttctcattacggtggcttctcttgttgtggagcacaggctctaggcgcgcaggcttcagtagttgtggcacgcgggctcagtagttgcagctcgcaggctctagagtgcaggctcagtagttgtggcgcacaggcttagttgctccgcggcatgtgggatcttcccggaccaggcctcaaacctgtgtcccctgcattggcaggcggtttctcaaccagtgcaccaccagggaagtctcagcaaatgtttattaggTGTCTGTTATGAATAGGGAATGATGGGTAGAtttgtggatggatggatggatggaaagagaatggtgggtggatggatagatggataggtggggaatgatggatggataaatagatgGATGGGGGATAGGGGTTGGATGGATAGGTGAAGGATGGAAAGATTAAAAGACATGAACCTTGAATCTAAAGTCAAAAGACTCTTATTCTTTTCTAGGTAGCTCTGCCTAGCAACTTGACATCTGGAGGATGATCCCAACTCTGGTGCTGCTCTTGGCCTCTCGTGCCCTCCCCCTGCTCTGTTCCTCTAGAACATGCATCAAAGCTCCTCTTTCACAACTCATTCAACAGTTCGGTTTTGGGGTGATTCCTGGTCATGAGCAACATCACCCCTGAAGCCTCCAAAGGGTTCTGGAACCATCACACACCTCTCCACCCTCAGCTAGCAAGGACACCaccagaaatcaaaaactttaataAAGTGACAGAGATCCTTCCCTCCTCTCAGGCTGGGCAGTGCTCTCTGTGGGGTGATGTGGGAGGAGTGCCCCTCCCCCTTTTTGCCAGATATGTgggcatattattttatttatttatttatttcctattcctttttttaaaaaaatcatctttattggagtacaattgttttacaatgttcctattccctttttttttaacatctattggaatataattgctttacaatggtgtgttagtttcttgggCATATTATTGgaatggcttttttttctttttgagtgatttttcttttttttttttttttcgcagcaccacgtggcatgtgggatcttacttcccagaccaggtatcAAACtggcaccccctgcagtggaaacgtggagtcgtaaacactggaccatcagggaattcccctggaatggatttttttttaaattttttatttatttatctacttatggctgcgttgggtcttcattgctgcgcgctggctttctctagttgtggagagcgggggctactcttcgttgtggtgtgcaggctgcgcattgcggtggcttctcttgttgtggagcacgggctctaggcgcacgggcttcagtagttgcggcacgcaggctctagagcacaggctcagtagttgtagcgcacgggcttactgttcaacggcatgtgggatcttcctggaccagggctcgaacccatgtcccctgcattggcaggtggattcttaaccactgtgccaccagggaagcctgtggaATGGCTTTAATTCAGGCAGATATCAACCTATTATCCATCAACCTGTTGGCAGAGATGAGTTCATGGGTCCAGACCCAGCCTCCCAGCCAAACTCCAGCACCTTAAGGTGCCTGTGGCATCTGAGAAGGTCCACCTTTGCCTCTGAGGAGCCCCTCCGGCCACCAGTGTCAGTGTTGAGGTCTCCCCTCCACGTTTTGGAGCCGCATGGCTATGGAACACATCATGCCTGTTACTAACCAGAAGGCAGTGCAGTAGGCTTTGTGACGTTTGCATTTAAATCCCAGTCTGGCCACTTATTGGAGCCTCCTAAGGAAGTCAGTTCACATCTCCCAGCCTCTCTTTCCTTATccgaaaaatgggaataattgtcCCTGTCTCACAAGGGCCTTGTGAGAGTTAAAAACATAATGCATACAAAGTGCTcatcacaatgcctggcacagaataaatgccaaaaaaacTTAGGCTATCATCAAGGTCAGTTTGCCTCGTGTTCTAAAATCCAATCCTCTTTTGAGTGTCCTAAAAATGtttcattatatttaattataaaattttaattaaggaaAATGCAGTTGATTTGGAGAAAGACTTTAAGACAAACaggctgaggcttccctggtggcacagtggttaagaatccgcctgccaatgcaggggacacgggttcgagccctggtccgggaagatcccacatgctgcggagcaactaagcccgtgcgctacaactactgagcctgcactctagagccctcgagccacaactactgagtccgtgtgccacaattactgaagcctgcgctcctagagcccatgctctgcaacaagagaagccactgcaatgagaggcccaagcacctcaacgaagagtagcccctgcttgccacaactagagagagcctgcacgcagcaacgaggacccaatgcagaaaagagaaaagagaaaaaaaaagacaaacaggcTGTAAATTCCCTATAACGTTCAAAAGTAAAGTAGAAAAGGACACCCGTGGGAAACCAAACAAGCTCATTGTTTATGAAAAGCTGCAAATCTAATACTTGGTAGACACATAACGGCAGATATGCTTAAAATGCCaaaaaggacttccctgatggcgcagtggttaagaatctggctgccaatgcagaggacatgggttcgagccctggtccgggaagattccacgtgccgcagagcaactaagcccgtgcgccacaactacggaagcccgcgctctagagcccttgctccacaacaagagaagccaccgcaatgagaagcctgcgcaccaaacaaagagtagccgctgctcgccacaactagagaaaagcccacgcgtagcaacgaagacccaacgcagccaaaaataaataaatgccaaaaagattgggggaaaaaaatggtacACTTGGATGGGTACAAGATTTCTCAAAAGGGGGTTGACTTCTAGGTCAACTGGTCATGAAACAAATTGAACGCTGTTTGTCACCTGCCAAACAGTGAAGGAGGAGAGGCAGCTACTGTCATTTATCACCCAGGTAGAAGAGCCTGGAAACGCCAAGCCCTGTGGAGAGACTGCTGAGGCCAGgagtgggcccagctgctcctccagAGGCTGAGCCCAAAGTCAGGCTTTTTGACCCCAGGCCAGCCCCTTCAACACTGCCCTGTCTGCAATCTTAAATTTCCATCTTTTTCCCCAAGtgttcccctctccccagccctcttTCCagagaggccaccatcaccgtctCCAGTGCTCTATGACTCACCTTCCCACACCCCACCAGCCCAGTTACAAACGGAGATTTTCTGTTTATTgctcaaaaacaaaaatccagaagCAAAGGTGGGGAGACTGTGGGTAGGGGACATGGCAGGAAGGGGGTAGGGGCCTTGTCCCAGCTCTCCCCTTCGTCCCTCTTCTTCTGACCCTCCAAGGGTCAGAGGTTAAGCCCGGGGACAGAGCATCTGGGAAGGGCAGAGCCTTCATGACCAAGGGAACAGCAGAGCTCTTGGGTAGTCCTTGTGGGATGCCCTGAGCTGGAGGGGCCCCAGGAGTTGCATCAGAGCCTGAGTTCCCCTCCTAGGGTCCAAAAGCGGGTAGAGTGAGTGGGGGGCAGACCCCTTGTTTGGCAACTGAGAAGAGGAGGCTTTGGGCACAGGATGCTGGTTTATTTACTGTAGGGTCCCCAGGGCCATCAAAGCCCCCTCGTGGGACCAGGAGATTATTTACACAGTAGGGAGGAAGGGAGCCAGAGGCCAGGTCCTGTACTCCTTCCTGCCCAGAATGAGGAGAGGAGGGGCGTCCTGGGTCCTGCAGCCTTAGTCTTGGTGTTCAGATGGAAACTTCATACTCTCGTGTATCCTGGAAACAGAGAGATGGCATCAGTCACTAGAATGGGACGGAGGTGGAGGAGGCATCCACAAGGAAGGGAAAAGactctgtgttttttaaaataacattgatCACTGGGAGTTTGGGGACCATGGGGTGGGAATGGGGCTGAATCTGGCCAATGGATGTATTTGGTTCATCCTACAGTATCTTAAAGTCACAGAAAAGTCTAAATTTCTGGATTGTCTTGAACAGTTGGAAGATCTGGCAGTTGGGCCTAGGTTTCCTCCATGGACTGGATGGGGCACAAGCTTTCCAGTTGGTCACAGTCCTCACCACTCCCGATTGGCCCACCTGACTTGGCTTTGTTCATTGACATGGCCTTTGTAGGCAGCTGAGTTTGCAATTCCCAAGACAGATATTACAAAGACCTTGAGAGAAGGTTATGGAGTCCCAGGGGAGCTGAGGGATGTGGCACTCCAGGGGTAGGGAAATGGCTCACCCCAGCTTCATACAGTGGATTGCTGAAGTCTGACTCCACCGTGATGGGGCTGTAGGAATGGGAGCCCGAGAAGCCGAAGAGGGATTTTCCCTGTAGCCTGGGAAAGGAAGGAGATAGAGGGGCTTATCGAGAAGTGAGCCCCCAACCCCCCCTCACCTGGGCTTCTGTGCCAGGCAGGCAGGACGTCTGCCCTGGCCAGCAGCTCCCTGAGTTAGGTACTTACTTGGTATAGTATATGTAAACACCACTGCCGAGGACAATGACCAAGCCTAGGGGCAGCAGAATGGCCAAGGCGAGGTTCCCACCCTCTAGCTGCCGTGACGGGTCGGTGGTCTGGCTCactggaaggaggaggagaggccaGTGATCTGGAgctgggcccagccctgggctctcccagcctcctgcccTGGGCCCTGAACCCTGAACCCTGGGCCTCACCCCACCGGGGGCCTGGCCTCCTGCCCCCGGCCTCTGCCTTGCCCTCCCAACTTGGCCAGGCCTGGGTCTCCACCTGTGCCCTCACTGACCTTCCAGTTTTCGGTTGTCCAGGAGCTCCTCATAGGCCActgcagggagaggaggaggaggggacggGGTCTGagccagggagggaaggaggctgggTAGAGGGCCGGGAGCCCAGTGGGGCTGGGCTGGACAGCCTGGATTCTCTGCCCTCTGCTCAACCTACACTCGATCCTTCCCTTGGGGACAGGGGAGGAACAGTCAGAGCAGGGCCTCGGTCCTCCTCCTCCAGACTCCTGGGCAGTCTAAACCAACCAGGTCTGTAGGATTTGTCAAAAATACGGAAACTGAGACTTATCCAGAGGGCAAGGGACTGCCAAGCCAAAGCCCCCTCTACTACTTCCCTTAGGATAATTCCATGACCTTGAACTTCTCCAGGGCTTTTGGCTATACCTCTGATGATGAGAGCCCATAGGAGGTGAATGGGGAGCTCGGCAGGGTCTCGAATTTGCTACCTGACTTTCCCAGCCCTGTCACGTCCTGGACACTGCTGTGCCccctcctgccctgcctgcccaggCACCTTTGCAGAGTGGGGGCTGGCTGGTCCACTGTGAGGGGTGGCCGGGCACacaggtgatggtgacctcgccAATGAGCTCAAAGCCCTCATAGCAGAAGAAGCGCAGAGACTCGCCCGCTTGGTAGTGATGCTTGTACAATGTCTGATAGCCATTCTCTGGCACCCCGGGGTTCAGGCACGGCTCGTACTTCACTGCAGGGAAGAGGTCAGTCATGGGCCAGCTGCACTGTTGAGCAGGCCACCCAGCCACCCATCCTAGGGTGTCCCCAGACTCACAGGCGCACTTGGGGACCCGGTCACTCCACTTGGGCGTGCCCGTGTCCCGGCTGTAGCAGGTGAGCACGGCCGCCCCCTCCAGGCTGTACCCCGGCAGACAGCGATACTGGACATGGGAGCCAACAGGAAAGCCGGCATCTGAGGTGGTGCGGTGCCCGTTGGTGATCTCACCAGGATCGGCACAAGTCATGACTGTTGGCAGGAGGGCAAAGTCAGGGGGAGCCAGGGCCTTAAAAGATCTGCCAGAAGCTTAGAGCTGGGAGATGCCTGAGTCGTGGGCCATCTCCTCTGGGCAACACTCTGCACACACCTCCCACTCCTTCCTCAGAATGAACGAGCAGGAGTTGGAAAACTTAAAATTCAATGCATTTTACATATCAGgtttcttccagaaaacagaatgtTTGGGGCAACCTGGGCCCCCATCCTAGGGTGAAATTTGAAATACTGAACCACTCAACCAGAGCAAACCAGCTAAATCCCAACCGTGTCAGCCCTGCATGGCAAATCATCAGCAGAAGAGCAGCTGCCCTCTTTAGAGGGGCCCAGCCCTCCTGCTCCCCTCATTCCCATCATCCCCAGCCCATTCTGCTCACTTGTATTGCCTGCCTGGCCTCTGCGGGCATTTGTTTACAACCTTGCTGTGGAAGAATCCCAGTCAAAGCCATTTCTTATATATAGACCTGCGCAAGGCACCTCGCTAAAATGTTTTACAAACATGATATCATATACCCTGGTGATATTGAGAGGTCAGCGTCACTATCACCTCCCTTGGGGCTCGGGGCTCAGGGCTCAGGGCAGTCAAATGACTGGTCTATGGTCACTCAGCCAGGGAGTGGCAAAGCTGGAACTGTTCAGGGTCACAGCCAGGGAGCACTGGGCTGAGATTCAGAGACTTAGGTCTCAGCTCAGCTGAAGGCTCCATGTGCTGCCTTGGGCAGGTTCCCTACTGAGTCTTGGGCAGCTGGGCCACGCCCTATCCCCTCTGGGCCCCACTTCCATCCCTTCCTGTCCCTGCCCCATGCTGTCTGGGTTCCAGATTGGACATCCTGTGACTCCCTCCAGGGATGGGGATCTGTGTCAACTAGAAAGTTTTCCTTGTGTCCAGTCCAAATCTGGCTTCCTGAAACTTATCCTCATTGGTCCCACCGTTGCTCCTAGGGGCCAGGTGAAAGACCTACAATCCCATATCCTGGTGACAGGCTTCCAAAACTTTGGAGGAAATGACAAGATGCCACCCCTTTCTGCTCTTCTAAAAGATAAATTCTCCCAGCTCCTttgaatgtcacctcctctgtgaaatctCCTGCCCTATCCCTGGGACAATTAACCCACCCCTCTTCCTACAGCCCTTCTTCATACTTATAGCAACTACTACTTACTCATTGTTTACCTGCACCAGGCACTAACGTGAAaagcttttcatttgcttttcacaATCCTCTATTCCTACTTCACTGAGGAAGAAGCCAAAgcctcagagatgttaagtaccTTGCCTGAAGTCACCCAGCGGTTACCACTCTAATATCCTGAGTTAAGTATCTGTCCCTGTCCCAGACTGTGAGCTCTGTCAGGGTAGGGAGAGTCCCCAACACCTCTGCATAACTCCAGCCCCAACACATCATGGGACTTTAATAACTGAATTAAAATAAAccgacgggcttccctggtggtgcagtggttaagaatctgcccgccaatgcaggggacacgggttcaagccctggtccgggaagatcccacgtgccgcagagcaactaagcccgtgcgccacaactactgagcctgcgctctagagcccatgagccacaactacggaagcccacacgcctagagcccatgctccgcatcaagagaagccaccgcaatgagaagactgtgcaccgcaGGATAACAGCatcccccgctcaccacaactagagaaagccctcgtgcagcaacaaagacccaactcagcaaaaaataaataaataaataaatgaataaataaataaatttatttttaaaataaaagcaaataaaataaaataaaccgaGTTCTCTAACAAGCCTAGGCCCCTGCAAAGTGACTCCCCATAATGTCAAAGGTTGGGGACTGAGAGACTGGAGCAAGCCCTGGAACAAGAAAAGAGATGACGGGGCAGGcagggggcaggagggcaggggggTGGGACTCAGACTGGGCCGAGGCAGGGCCAGGAGACGATGGGGGAGGAACCCAGAAGAACCAGGTTCAGGACCCAGAACAGTGCAAGAGAGAGGGATGCAGCCCTAGGAAGATGAGAGTGGGGACCAGAGGGTAAAGTTTCGGGACACCGAGGAACAGAGGAGTGGAACCCACTGGACGTATGGTTGGGGCCTGAGGAAGATCTAGGCAGGACCTTGAGCGAAGGGATGGGTCCAGACAGAACAGGGGCGGGAACAAGAAGATACGGAGGCGGGGCGCATAGCAGAGCCCACACCCCTTGCACCCTCACGGCCCAAGCAGAGTCGAGAAACCCAGGTGGGCAGGGGCGGAGCCACGAGAGGATTAGGGCGGGGCCCGGGCTCACTCTTTCGGCAGGCGGGTGGCGCTGCGCTCCAGGACAGGTCCCACTGGCAGGTGAGAATGTCCGACCCAAGCAGCTCATAGCCAGGCTCGCACTGATAAGTAAGCACAGTGCCCCGGATCAGGTCCCCGTGGGAAGCCGTCCTCCAGCCCCATTCCGGGGGCGGCAGCTCGGGGCACGTGTCGTTCCTCGGGACCTCTGCAGGGGAGAGACGGCGAGTTTGGAGGCTGTCCTGCGACCCAGGGCGCCCTTCCAGCCTCGGGGGCCTCTCTGACCTGCGGGACCCCTTCGCATCTCGGGACCCTAGGCCTCTGTACCTTTGAAGTGCAACACGAAACCCTGGCCCAGGCCCGGGTTTGGAGGCCCGGGCGGTGCCTGGAACTGCAGCGTGAGGTCGGGTCCAGAGGAGAGGAGGCGGCGGCGCGGTTGAGGCCCTCGCAGCTGGGCCAGGACTCGGGCGCTGGGACCGTCCCCGTCGAACAGTGTCAGCATATCCCCTTCGCGCACATTCAAGCTGGAGGGAGTGGGACCAGATATGGGGGCTGGGTTACGATCGGCCCTTCCCATCTGGTTCTGCCCAATCACTAACTCAGCTCATTAGCAACCTTACCTACTCTCCAGTCCCGCCCTACATTCTCCTGTCCCAGCCCTCAGTTTGGATCAGTTATGGGCTTCTCCTCCACGCTAGTCGCTCCAGGTTCCATTTGGTCTGTGGCTCCTCCCGGTTCCTGCTTCCCAATCCCCAACCCTGATCATTGTTGACGCCTCCCACTTCCTAGTCCCTCCTCCATCACCAGGTGACGCACAGCCAGGCTCAACTCCAGCTCTGACCGATCACAGGCCATGCTCATTACCACCCAGGCCAACTCTAGGCCCCAACCGAGTACAAGCTTTTTGAGCCACGCCCACTTCTGGTTCTGTCCAGGCACATGACCACCTCACACCAAAGTAGCTCACTGGATTTCCCCCACACCCATGCCCACCTTGTGTGATGCTGCTGATGCAACAGCTTGGGCCTGGGTCCCTGGAAATCACTCCACGGGGGCCTCAGAAACAGCCAAAGAGTGACTTCAGGCCAGAGCCCCTTTTTCACAATAGTCCCCGAGGAAGGCTGCATTACCCCATTTACTTGTCCAAGGTTGCCTGACCAATAAGTGATTTGTACCTGGGTCTACTTGATGTCCCACACCCCCATCCTGAATCCTTAGCCACTTCTTTCATCCGAACATATATTCACTGAATCTCGTGTAGACGCTCGAGCCAGCCAGGCTCATAATGCAGGCCAGTGCATTGTCATACCACACTTGGCTGAGCCCACACCCACTGCACCCTCTGCGGTACTCAAACATACATCTCAACTTGGAGCAAGATGCGCTTCTCTTCCTGGACATGCAGACCCCACACGCAATCTTGGCCGGGGCTGTAGCTCTGGGGCCAATCCGGAGAGAGGACCACACCAGCTGGCTCTGACAGCTCCCCTCCACACATGGCTAGGATAGAAAGGGTGTCAGATTCAGGACCCAGGTGGGCATGCAGTCTCTATTTCGCTACAATCCTCACCACTCCCAACTGTGTGCACCAGACTGCCTCCCCGGTTTCCTATTATCTATTACC from Mesoplodon densirostris isolate mMesDen1 chromosome 16, mMesDen1 primary haplotype, whole genome shotgun sequence includes:
- the LOC132476375 gene encoding putative protein T-ENOL isoform X3, encoding MVLLNLRRRQGGWHPLLPGMWRKGAAGNPKLQPLQPPWVKKVSHSEEFLTQISTELTDEALFVAAYHMNPVPIKEKQTQDQGTQISQHGSSA
- the LOC132476375 gene encoding uncharacterized protein LOC132476375 isoform X1, which codes for MVLLNLRRRQGGWHPLLPGMWRKGAAGNPKLQPLQPPWVKKVSHSEEFLTQISTELTDEALFVAAYHMNPVPIKEKQTQDQGTQISQHGEPHARTLVSRDPPIPLVPVPAASHASLLILPGAWQAHSCLWTDDV
- the LOC132476375 gene encoding uncharacterized protein LOC132476375 isoform X2; translated protein: MVLLNLRRRQGGWHPLLPGMWRKGAAGNPKLQPLQPPWVKKVSHSEEFLTQISTELTDEALFVAAYHMNPVPIKEKQTQDQGTQISQHAPRGMWDLTSQTRYQTGTPCSGNVES